A genomic region of Dactylococcopsis salina PCC 8305 contains the following coding sequences:
- the recR gene encoding recombination mediator RecR produces the protein MNYTPPLARLIERLQSLPGVGPKTAQRLAFHILKRPETEVEALATALVEAKKQIGLCQVCFHLTADSVCEICRNPNRDESMICVVPDSRDVIALEKTREYSGKYHVLGGVISPMDGIGPEQLHIQPLVERVSKEKVKEVILAISPSVEGDTTTLYLGQLLKPFTRVTRIAFGLPMGGDLEYADEVTLARALEGRRDLD, from the coding sequence ATGAACTACACTCCGCCTCTTGCGCGTTTAATTGAACGATTACAAAGCCTACCTGGTGTTGGACCGAAAACCGCCCAACGTCTCGCTTTTCACATCCTCAAACGTCCAGAAACGGAGGTAGAGGCTTTGGCGACAGCACTTGTGGAAGCAAAAAAACAAATTGGCTTGTGTCAGGTTTGCTTTCATCTTACCGCCGACTCGGTTTGCGAAATTTGTCGAAACCCGAATCGAGATGAAAGTATGATCTGTGTTGTTCCTGATTCTCGTGATGTCATTGCTTTAGAGAAAACACGGGAGTATTCTGGAAAGTATCACGTTTTAGGGGGTGTCATTTCTCCGATGGATGGCATTGGTCCGGAACAATTGCATATTCAGCCTTTAGTGGAACGGGTGAGTAAGGAGAAGGTAAAAGAGGTGATTTTGGCGATTAGTCCCAGTGTGGAAGGGGATACAACGACATTATATCTAGGACAATTGCTAAAACCCTTTACTCGTGTCACTCGCATTGCTTTCGGTTTGCCAATGGGGGGAGATTTAGAATATGCTGATGAGGTTACGTTGGCGAGAGCCTTAGAAGGACGACGAGATTTAGATTGA
- a CDS encoding Uma2 family endonuclease, giving the protein MSNVITKNEKQIWTDEAFMALSEDETRYEVVAGELVDMGNSGMEHGEIGSFLGGMLALHVRREKLGTVCDSSTAFTLKSGNRRSPDVSFVAKARLQGMSRPPQGFFQGSPDLAVEILSPGNTFEGMHQKIVEYFENETKLVWVIHPKEKFVLVYHSPEPDQFLRSSDFLEGESVLLGFSLQVGELFAEWEF; this is encoded by the coding sequence ATGAGTAATGTAATCACCAAAAACGAAAAACAGATTTGGACTGATGAAGCATTTATGGCTTTGTCTGAAGATGAAACTCGTTATGAAGTGGTGGCAGGGGAATTAGTTGATATGGGAAACTCTGGCATGGAACATGGAGAAATTGGCTCATTTCTAGGAGGAATGTTAGCACTCCATGTCCGTCGAGAAAAACTGGGAACTGTTTGTGATTCTAGTACCGCCTTTACTCTAAAATCAGGCAACCGCCGTTCTCCAGATGTTTCTTTCGTTGCTAAAGCTAGATTACAGGGAATGAGTCGTCCTCCTCAAGGCTTTTTTCAAGGTTCACCAGATTTAGCCGTAGAAATTCTTTCTCCAGGTAATACCTTTGAAGGAATGCACCAGAAAATTGTTGAATATTTCGAGAATGAAACGAAACTGGTTTGGGTGATTCATCCCAAAGAAAAGTTTGTTTTAGTCTATCATTCTCCTGAACCCGATCAGTTTTTGCGTTCTTCTGACTTTTTAGAAGGAGAAAGTGTACTACTAGGATTTAGTTTACAAGTGGGAGAACTATTTGCAGAATGGGAATTTTAA
- a CDS encoding glucose-6-phosphate isomerase, whose translation MDKAKLWQRYQDWLYYNPDLNFYLDISRMRFSDEFVQAMQPRFEKAFQDMASLETGAIANPDENRMVGHYWLRNPDLAPNAELKAEITDTLEQIKTFAAQIHSGYLHPPQENRFTDVISVGIGGSALGPQFVSQALAPLDAPINLHFIDNTDPTGIDELLTTLRDRLARTLVIVISKSGGTPETRNGMIEVKQAYEAQNLDFGSHAVAITGKGSKLDQIATTEGWITTFPMHDWVGGRTSEMSAVGLVPAALQGIDIDAILSGAKTMDNLTRRAELKSNPAALLSLAWYAVGNGKGEKDMVVLPYKDRLSLFSRYLQQLVMESLGKEKDLDGNTVYQGLAVYGNKGSTDQHAYVQQLREGVPNFFATFIEVLKDRDGKSPEVENGVTSGDYLSGLLQGTRLALYDNHRDSITITVEDVTPRHVGALIALYDRAVGLYASLVNINAYHQPGVEAGKKAAASVLDLQREVVSLLQQENTPLSVPEIAQKLNAAEKVEIIYKIIRHLYSNGRGIKVEGNLGEPSRLQVSWQN comes from the coding sequence ATGGATAAGGCAAAACTTTGGCAACGTTACCAAGACTGGCTATATTACAATCCAGACTTAAACTTTTATCTTGATATCAGTCGGATGCGCTTCTCAGATGAATTTGTACAAGCAATGCAGCCGCGATTTGAAAAAGCCTTTCAGGATATGGCATCCTTAGAAACTGGAGCAATTGCTAACCCTGATGAAAATCGAATGGTCGGTCACTATTGGTTACGCAACCCCGATCTCGCCCCCAATGCCGAACTCAAAGCAGAAATTACCGATACCTTAGAACAGATTAAAACCTTTGCCGCTCAAATTCACAGTGGTTATCTTCATCCTCCTCAAGAAAACCGCTTTACCGATGTCATTTCCGTTGGTATCGGCGGATCAGCATTAGGACCGCAATTTGTTTCCCAAGCACTAGCCCCCCTAGACGCACCGATTAACCTTCACTTCATCGACAACACTGATCCCACTGGCATTGATGAACTTTTAACCACCCTGCGCGATCGATTAGCGCGAACCCTAGTCATCGTCATCTCCAAATCCGGCGGCACGCCCGAAACCCGCAATGGCATGATCGAAGTCAAACAAGCATACGAAGCGCAAAACTTAGATTTTGGTTCTCATGCGGTTGCCATCACTGGCAAAGGGTCTAAACTCGATCAAATCGCCACCACCGAAGGCTGGATCACCACCTTTCCGATGCACGATTGGGTGGGAGGACGCACCTCGGAAATGTCAGCCGTGGGATTAGTGCCAGCCGCCTTACAAGGCATTGATATTGATGCAATATTATCAGGTGCAAAAACCATGGACAATCTGACTCGTCGTGCAGAATTGAAATCGAATCCCGCCGCTTTACTCAGTTTAGCTTGGTATGCAGTCGGCAATGGCAAAGGCGAGAAAGATATGGTTGTTCTTCCCTATAAAGATCGTCTCAGCTTGTTTTCCCGCTACTTACAACAATTAGTCATGGAATCGTTAGGGAAAGAAAAAGACTTAGATGGGAATACCGTTTATCAAGGCCTTGCCGTTTATGGTAACAAAGGAAGTACCGACCAACACGCCTATGTTCAACAGTTGCGAGAAGGAGTTCCCAACTTTTTCGCCACCTTTATTGAAGTTTTAAAAGACCGTGACGGCAAATCTCCCGAAGTCGAAAACGGAGTCACCTCTGGCGACTATCTTTCTGGGTTATTACAGGGAACTCGGTTGGCACTGTATGACAATCATCGTGACTCGATTACCATTACCGTTGAAGATGTTACACCGCGTCACGTGGGCGCTTTAATCGCATTATACGATCGCGCCGTTGGCTTGTATGCGTCTCTGGTGAATATCAACGCTTATCACCAACCTGGAGTAGAAGCAGGGAAAAAAGCCGCCGCCTCAGTTTTGGACTTACAGCGAGAAGTAGTTTCCTTATTGCAACAAGAAAATACACCCCTTTCTGTCCCCGAAATTGCCCAAAAACTCAACGCGGCGGAGAAAGTAGAAATTATCTATAAAATTATTCGTCATTTATACAGTAATGGACGCGGTATCAAAGTAGAAGGAAACTTAGGCGAACCCAGTCGCTTACAAGTTTCGTGGCAAAATTAA
- a CDS encoding helix-turn-helix domain-containing protein, whose protein sequence is MTKITDLHKEWQKKPDYQKAYEELASEFDLASAIIYARISAGMTQQELAEKMNAKQSAIARIESGKQNTTIATLERIAKATGTHLKISFEK, encoded by the coding sequence ATGACAAAGATTACAGATTTACACAAAGAGTGGCAAAAAAAACCAGATTACCAAAAAGCCTACGAAGAATTAGCTTCTGAATTTGACTTAGCCTCTGCAATTATTTATGCTCGTATCAGTGCTGGAATGACTCAACAAGAGTTAGCCGAAAAAATGAATGCAAAACAGTCTGCTATAGCGCGAATTGAAAGTGGTAAGCAAAATACGACAATTGCCACCCTAGAACGTATCGCTAAAGCAACTGGAACCCATCTAAAAATCTCTTTTGAAAAATAA
- the trxA gene encoding thioredoxin: MVATAEVTDNSFQEEVLESTMTVLVDFWAPWCGPCRMVAPVVEEISQQYDGQVKVVKVNTDENPNVASQYGIRSIPTLMIFKDGQRVDMVVGAVPKTTLANTLEKYL; this comes from the coding sequence ATGGTAGCAACCGCAGAAGTAACAGACAATAGCTTCCAAGAGGAAGTTTTAGAAAGCACCATGACAGTGCTTGTTGATTTTTGGGCGCCCTGGTGTGGCCCTTGCCGCATGGTCGCACCAGTGGTAGAAGAAATCTCACAACAATATGATGGTCAGGTAAAAGTGGTAAAAGTTAACACTGATGAAAACCCCAACGTGGCAAGCCAATATGGGATTCGTAGTATTCCCACTTTGATGATATTTAAAGATGGTCAGCGTGTGGATATGGTAGTTGGTGCTGTGCCTAAAACCACTTTGGCAAATACTTTAGAAAAGTATCTATAG
- a CDS encoding SirB1 family protein: protein MSLGRENFAQEMSLPDQEIDLAKAALYIAQEENPSLEVDYYLKQLDQWAAQVRSLLPVERYPMRVLQGINQILYEELGFRGNEEDYYDPRNSFLDQVMEQRVGIPISLALVYLEVSRRLDFPMVGIGMPGHFLIRPEFEDAGIFVDAFHQGEILFPQDCQDRLQQVFAQPIDLQPEFLEAVSKREFLARMLTNLKLIYINHQDLERALGVIERLLLVFPDAITEQRDRGLLSYQLGRIPSAIADLKTYLAHSPDASDASMIQLLLTQISDQSE, encoded by the coding sequence ATGTCATTAGGAAGAGAAAACTTTGCTCAGGAAATGAGTTTACCCGATCAAGAGATTGATTTGGCAAAAGCGGCGCTTTATATTGCTCAGGAGGAGAATCCGAGTTTAGAGGTGGATTATTATTTAAAACAATTGGATCAATGGGCGGCGCAAGTTCGATCGTTGCTTCCTGTGGAACGTTATCCGATGCGAGTGCTACAAGGCATTAATCAGATATTGTATGAGGAGTTAGGGTTTCGCGGCAATGAGGAAGATTATTATGATCCGCGAAATAGTTTTTTGGATCAGGTGATGGAACAACGGGTGGGGATTCCCATTAGTTTAGCGCTGGTTTATTTGGAGGTTTCCCGTCGCCTTGATTTTCCGATGGTGGGAATTGGAATGCCTGGACATTTTTTGATTCGCCCTGAGTTTGAAGATGCGGGGATTTTTGTGGATGCGTTTCATCAAGGAGAGATTTTATTTCCTCAAGATTGTCAGGATCGCTTACAACAGGTGTTTGCTCAACCGATCGATCTGCAGCCAGAATTCTTGGAAGCGGTGAGCAAACGAGAGTTTTTGGCACGAATGTTAACGAATTTGAAGTTAATTTATATTAATCATCAAGATTTAGAACGAGCATTGGGGGTGATTGAGCGCTTGTTGTTAGTGTTTCCCGATGCGATCACCGAACAGCGCGATCGAGGGCTTTTATCCTATCAATTGGGACGGATTCCCAGCGCGATCGCCGATCTAAAAACTTATCTGGCGCATTCCCCCGATGCTTCTGATGCGTCGATGATTCAACTGTTACTCACTCAAATTAGTGATCAGTCTGAGTAA
- a CDS encoding LOG family protein produces the protein MDVSPRQNSSLPQEMESLIDRLPATEKARWIKEAIQVLSRLVVEDTTTADWKIIARTLQDLEAGLTVFAPYRHTRKVTVFGSARIAPETEEYALAREFSRCLAKQGFMVMTGAGGGIMAAGNEGAGGGNSFGLNIQLPFEQGANAYIQDDEKLIGFKYFFTRKLFFLRECDAIALFPGGYGTQDEAFECLTLCQTGKQPPIPLVLIDKPGGDYWKAWDSYIRKHLIKGGLVSPDDNCIYTITDDLEVACHAINHFYRVYHSSCYVDDLLVMRLHGEPTDAQVAWLNQAFSDILVKGEIEKSAPLPEENGDGTSQLFRLVFHFNQRDLGRLYKLIRTINEFPITVPPRVETHPEQK, from the coding sequence ATGGATGTCTCCCCTCGTCAAAATTCCTCTCTACCTCAAGAAATGGAAAGTCTGATTGATCGTCTTCCTGCTACAGAAAAGGCGCGTTGGATCAAAGAAGCGATACAGGTTTTAAGTCGTCTGGTTGTAGAAGATACGACAACCGCAGACTGGAAAATTATTGCTCGAACGTTACAAGATTTAGAAGCAGGGTTGACCGTTTTTGCTCCTTATCGTCATACTCGTAAGGTAACTGTTTTTGGCTCGGCTCGTATCGCTCCCGAAACCGAAGAATATGCGCTGGCTAGAGAGTTTTCCCGTTGTCTTGCCAAACAAGGATTTATGGTGATGACGGGTGCGGGTGGTGGCATTATGGCGGCGGGAAATGAGGGAGCAGGTGGCGGTAATTCTTTTGGTTTAAATATTCAGCTTCCTTTTGAACAAGGCGCAAATGCTTATATTCAAGATGATGAGAAGTTAATCGGTTTTAAGTATTTCTTTACGAGAAAGTTATTTTTCTTGAGAGAATGTGACGCGATCGCGCTTTTTCCAGGGGGATATGGCACACAGGATGAGGCGTTTGAATGTTTAACCCTCTGTCAAACAGGGAAACAACCGCCAATTCCACTGGTTTTGATTGATAAACCGGGTGGTGACTACTGGAAAGCCTGGGATAGTTATATTCGGAAACATTTGATCAAAGGGGGGTTAGTGAGTCCAGATGATAATTGCATTTATACCATCACTGATGATTTAGAGGTGGCTTGTCATGCGATTAACCATTTTTATCGAGTTTATCATTCAAGTTGTTATGTGGATGATTTGTTGGTGATGCGTTTGCATGGTGAACCCACTGACGCACAAGTGGCTTGGTTAAATCAAGCATTTAGCGATATTTTAGTGAAAGGGGAGATTGAAAAAAGCGCCCCTCTCCCCGAAGAAAATGGTGATGGAACAAGTCAACTTTTCCGTTTGGTGTTTCATTTCAATCAGCGCGATTTGGGGCGGTTGTATAAGCTAATTCGCACGATTAATGAGTTTCCGATTACTGTTCCTCCTCGTGTCGAAACTCATCCTGAACAAAAATAA
- a CDS encoding mechanosensitive ion channel, whose protein sequence is MILTNHSMLFTQPPVIFAQSGDSRTDLLTQVLQDSRSFVYAIIILVVGWIVAWGVAGIIRNLLKRTEIDNRIATWLTGQQGDEPIPVEKWTSDVVYWLILLFVIVAALQRLQLDAVSEPLNTLLNEVTGFLPQIGAAAILLGVAWLLATLVKIVVTRVLRTFDIDQRFGEQTENTENELALSETIGNTLYWFIFLLFLPSILSTLQLEGTLRPVQELLNRILSILPNILGTILIVVIGWLIAQVVRKIVTNLLASTGTDQLGNRFGLSGSGESQSLSWIIGTLVYVLILIPVAIAGLEALQIQAISQPAVSMLDQILNTLPRIFTAALVLIISYLLAQYICEFVSDILSNVGFDNLFSWLGLQQRSGESEEATTILTQEPQNIDTSKIQQRTPSELAGIIVLVGIMLFATLAAVEILNIPALTELVSGIVLISGQIIAGLIVFAVGLYFANLSFNLILSSGMNQSRTLAQTARIVIIAFSLAMGLQQMGIAPNIVNLAFGLLLGSIAVAIALAFGLGSRDIAAEQVREWLNNFKSNQDQ, encoded by the coding sequence ATGATTTTGACAAATCACTCCATGCTATTTACCCAACCCCCAGTTATTTTTGCTCAATCTGGAGACTCTCGTACAGACTTACTCACTCAAGTTTTACAAGACTCTAGAAGTTTTGTTTATGCCATCATCATTTTAGTGGTGGGATGGATTGTTGCTTGGGGAGTCGCGGGAATTATCCGTAACTTGCTCAAACGAACTGAAATTGATAACCGTATCGCTACTTGGTTAACTGGACAACAAGGAGACGAACCGATCCCTGTTGAAAAATGGACTTCCGATGTCGTTTATTGGTTAATCCTCCTATTTGTAATTGTCGCTGCGTTGCAACGATTACAACTGGATGCGGTTTCTGAGCCACTGAATACCCTCCTCAATGAAGTTACGGGTTTCTTACCTCAAATTGGTGCAGCTGCCATTTTACTGGGTGTGGCTTGGTTACTTGCTACTCTGGTTAAAATTGTCGTCACTAGAGTTTTACGAACGTTTGACATTGATCAGCGTTTCGGTGAGCAAACCGAAAATACAGAAAATGAACTGGCGCTCAGTGAAACCATTGGTAACACCCTTTACTGGTTCATCTTCTTACTGTTTCTCCCTTCTATTCTCAGCACTTTACAACTGGAAGGAACATTACGCCCAGTTCAAGAGTTATTAAACCGCATTCTTTCTATTCTCCCGAACATTTTAGGCACGATTCTAATCGTTGTGATCGGTTGGCTCATTGCTCAAGTGGTGCGGAAAATTGTTACGAATCTTTTAGCCAGCACTGGAACGGATCAACTGGGAAACCGCTTTGGATTATCTGGTAGTGGCGAGAGTCAATCTTTATCTTGGATTATTGGCACGTTAGTTTATGTGTTGATTCTAATTCCTGTTGCGATCGCGGGCTTAGAAGCGCTCCAAATCCAAGCGATTTCCCAACCTGCGGTTTCAATGCTGGATCAGATTCTGAATACACTTCCGAGAATTTTTACCGCAGCGTTAGTCTTAATTATTTCTTACTTACTTGCTCAATATATCTGTGAGTTTGTCAGTGATATTCTTTCTAATGTTGGGTTTGATAATCTCTTCTCTTGGCTTGGTTTACAACAGAGATCAGGGGAAAGTGAAGAAGCAACGACTATCCTCACCCAAGAACCACAAAATATCGATACCTCCAAAATTCAACAACGCACTCCCTCAGAATTAGCTGGCATCATCGTTCTGGTGGGAATAATGCTCTTTGCGACTCTCGCCGCCGTAGAGATACTGAACATTCCAGCACTCACGGAATTAGTCAGTGGTATCGTTTTGATTTCAGGACAAATCATTGCGGGCTTAATTGTGTTCGCAGTGGGTCTATATTTTGCGAATCTTTCGTTTAATCTCATTCTCAGTTCTGGAATGAATCAAAGCCGCACTCTTGCTCAAACGGCTCGGATCGTAATCATTGCGTTCAGTTTGGCGATGGGACTCCAACAAATGGGGATTGCTCCCAATATCGTTAATCTTGCCTTTGGATTACTTTTAGGCTCGATCGCCGTTGCGATCGCTCTTGCTTTCGGTTTGGGGTCTCGCGATATTGCCGCCGAACAGGTACGGGAATGGCTGAATAACTTTAAGTCGAATCAAGATCAATAA
- a CDS encoding DUF2079 domain-containing protein produces MGLQLDKMTEKRGIIVSAIIFFAITLVLILHRHFTFYSSYDQGIFNQVFWNGIHGDFFQSSLSSQLSTNVVHNNEVPEVYYHRLGQHFTPALLLWLPIYALFPYPATLSVLQVLFVTSAGIILYFLAREYVDNTVATLISISFYSANAILAPTLANFHDISQIPLFVFTLLLAMEKRWWWLFALFSVFILAVREDSGITLFGVGVYMILSGRFPRIGLMVCTVSFSYLLILTNLIMPIFSEDISKRFMLERFGQYVEGEEATTLDVIWAMLTQPWLLLRELVTPLDRTIRYLLGHLLPFAFIPTIAPGAWFIAGFPLLKLLLGKGFSVLAITIRYAMGVVPGLCYGAILWWGGQGILTFNQPLESLTPRPLSRKFRRFWLFCIGLTLFFTLTSNPNRTLYFLIPDSIDPLVYVSLPTQWERSGNLYNLMNRIPKQASVSTTTYIIPHLSGRREIIRFPALELRNDQREVETVEYVLADLWRLRRYQVAFDDDLARLKTMTAKIEAITDEGEYGIIDFREGIILLEKGAENNSQAVNNWLNFKAKIRPILQRED; encoded by the coding sequence ATGGGATTGCAGTTGGACAAAATGACGGAGAAACGAGGAATTATTGTGAGTGCAATCATCTTTTTTGCGATCACGTTGGTCTTGATTCTCCATCGTCACTTCACGTTTTACTCTTCCTACGACCAAGGCATTTTTAATCAAGTGTTCTGGAATGGGATTCATGGCGACTTTTTCCAAAGTTCTCTGTCCTCACAGCTTTCTACTAATGTGGTTCACAACAACGAAGTCCCAGAAGTGTATTATCATCGCTTAGGACAGCATTTTACCCCAGCACTGTTGCTTTGGTTACCCATTTATGCGTTATTTCCCTACCCAGCGACGCTTTCGGTGTTACAGGTGCTATTTGTCACCAGTGCTGGCATTATCCTTTATTTCCTCGCTAGAGAATACGTTGACAACACTGTCGCGACATTAATCAGCATTAGTTTTTATAGTGCCAATGCCATCCTCGCCCCCACTCTGGCTAACTTCCATGATATTAGCCAAATTCCCCTGTTTGTTTTTACGTTACTCCTGGCAATGGAGAAACGCTGGTGGTGGTTATTTGCACTGTTTAGCGTTTTCATTCTTGCGGTGAGAGAAGACAGCGGTATTACTTTATTTGGGGTGGGGGTTTATATGATTCTTAGTGGTCGTTTTCCTCGTATTGGTTTAATGGTGTGTACCGTTAGTTTCAGTTATCTTCTGATTCTCACTAACTTGATTATGCCGATTTTTTCTGAGGATATCTCGAAACGCTTTATGCTAGAACGGTTTGGACAGTATGTCGAAGGAGAGGAAGCGACGACGTTAGATGTGATTTGGGCAATGTTGACCCAACCTTGGCTATTATTAAGGGAGTTAGTCACGCCGCTCGATCGAACGATTCGTTATCTATTAGGACATCTTCTCCCCTTTGCTTTTATCCCCACTATCGCCCCTGGTGCTTGGTTTATTGCTGGTTTTCCCTTATTAAAATTATTATTAGGAAAAGGCTTCTCTGTACTTGCCATTACCATCCGCTATGCAATGGGAGTCGTGCCAGGATTATGTTACGGTGCGATTTTATGGTGGGGAGGACAAGGAATTTTAACATTTAATCAACCCCTAGAAAGTCTAACGCCTCGACCTTTATCGCGGAAATTTCGTCGCTTTTGGCTATTTTGTATTGGTCTTACTCTCTTCTTTACTCTCACGTCTAATCCCAATCGAACGCTTTATTTTTTAATTCCAGATTCTATTGATCCTTTGGTTTATGTTTCTTTACCCACGCAATGGGAACGATCGGGAAACCTTTATAATTTAATGAATAGAATCCCCAAGCAAGCAAGCGTTTCCACCACTACTTATATTATTCCTCATTTATCTGGACGACGGGAGATTATTCGTTTTCCCGCTTTAGAATTACGAAATGATCAAAGAGAAGTGGAAACAGTGGAATATGTTTTAGCGGACTTATGGCGTTTACGTCGCTATCAAGTGGCGTTTGATGATGATTTAGCGCGATTAAAAACAATGACAGCAAAGATTGAAGCGATTACCGATGAGGGTGAATATGGAATCATTGATTTTAGAGAAGGGATTATTCTGTTAGAAAAAGGTGCAGAGAATAACTCCCAAGCGGTTAACAACTGGTTGAATTTTAAAGCAAAGATTCGTCCAATTTTGCAACGGGAAGATTAA
- a CDS encoding SRPBCC family protein, translated as MKDYKVFEQSIQINASAVMVEQCLSDRTLMHRWLNPRLRCEPIGEWETKLGSRSRFIIDLPGIEPTLNNTVVEREPGLIVWEFVGFFRGRDRWECQPNAQGTKLINRFEFKIPNPLVKIGFEIFAARSTSEEMSAQLRRLKRVAEALYIQSGFR; from the coding sequence ATGAAAGACTATAAGGTATTTGAACAGTCCATTCAGATTAATGCGAGTGCGGTGATGGTTGAACAATGTTTGAGCGATCGAACATTAATGCACCGTTGGCTGAATCCACGTTTACGTTGTGAACCGATCGGGGAATGGGAGACGAAACTCGGCAGCCGCAGTCGGTTTATTATTGATTTACCGGGGATTGAACCGACTCTCAACAATACGGTGGTGGAACGAGAACCAGGATTGATCGTCTGGGAATTTGTGGGCTTTTTTCGAGGGCGCGATCGCTGGGAATGTCAGCCCAATGCACAGGGAACAAAACTAATTAATCGGTTTGAGTTTAAAATCCCTAATCCCTTAGTCAAAATTGGTTTTGAAATCTTCGCCGCTCGTTCTACATCTGAGGAAATGTCCGCTCAACTGCGTCGCTTGAAACGAGTCGCAGAAGCACTTTATATTCAAAGTGGCTTTCGATAG